GGTAGTTGAGGAGCGAGAGCTGGACATCCATCATCCCGACATCAACCCACTCCCCCTGGCCCGTCGTCTCACGACAGTAGAGCGCCGCGACCAGTCCCAGGGCCGCAAAGACGCCGGCCCCCAGATCCCCGATGGGGATCCCCATCTTTACCGGCGCTTTGCCCGGCTCTCCTGTGAGGCTCATCCCGCCACCGACAGCCTGAGCCACGAGGTCGAACGAAGGGAGGTCGCGCCATGGGCCGGTCTGGCCAAAGCCCGAGATGGAGCCCAGGATGATCCGCGGGTTGACGGCCCTGAGGCGTTCATAGTCGAGCCCGAGCTTCGCCATAGTCCCGGGCCTGAAGTTCTCCACCACAATGTCAGCCCTGGCTACCAGCTCGAGAAAGATCCGCCGTCCTTCGGGGTGCCGGAGGTTCAGCGTGAGGCTCTTCTTCGAGACGTTGCCGCTCACGAAGTGGGCTGACAGCCCGTCCTGAAAGTAGAGCGAGACCTGGCGCATGGGGTCGCCGGTCTTGGGTTCCTCCACCTTGATGACCTCGGCACCGAGGTGGGCCAGGAGCATGGTCCCGTAGGGCCCGGCCATGTACCGGGTCAGATCGAGGATCCGGACGCCATTCAGCGGTCCCACGACGCCCCGCGGTTCCGGACTCGGCTCGGCCTCACGGCGTCGGGCCATCGCCCCGCGCCGCCTCCCATCAATCGAGAAACCCTCCTCCCCGGGGGCAGCTCACCGTCGGCTCCGTCTCACCCCTGAAACCCGTTTTTCTTGTGCGTGCCATCGCAAAACGGCTTCTTTGCCGAGCCGCCGCAGCGGCAGAGGTACGTGGCATCGGGTTTTGTGGGGAGCGCCTTGCCCTCGGCGTCGGTCAGCTCGACCTCGCCCTTGAGCATCAGGGGGCCATTGGTCAGTACGGTCACCTTCGTCGCCATCTGAAAACCCTCCTTCCCCGCCGGCTCCCACCGGCGGCCTGTGAGAAAAAGCAGTGAACTAAAACACCAGGGGCTCGCGGAACTCGCCGAACACCTGCCTGAGCCGCGCGACCATCTCGCCGATGGTCGCCCGGGCCGCCGCGGCCTCGAGGAAGTACGGCATCAGGTTGTCGTCCCGGGCGGCCGCCTCGCCGAGGGTATCGAGCGCCTTCTCGACGCGCCTCGAATCGCGGGCCGCCTTGGTTCGGGCCAGGCGAGCGAGTTGATGGCTGACCGTTTCGGGATTCTCCCGGAAGAACTCGCCAACCGCGGCCTCCTCAGTGCGGTCCCAGTTGACGCTCACGATCCGCCTCTCGCCGTGCTCGACGGCCTGTTGCCACCGATAAGCGCTTTCCGCGATCTCCTCCTGGACCCGGCCGGCCTCGATGGCTGTAACCATGCCGCCTTCCCGCTTAATCTGGGCGATCTTCTCGGCAATCGCCGCTTCCATCCGGTCGGTCAGATCCTCCAGAAAGTACGACCCGCCCAGAGGGTCCACCACCGCTGCAACGTTGGTCTCGTAAGCCAGGATCTGCTGGGTCCTGAGAGCCAGGAGGGCGGAAGCCTCGGTAGGGATCGCGATCGCCTCGTCCCACGCGCACGTGAAGATGGTCTGGGCGCCGCCCAGCACAGAGGCCAGCGCCTGGTAGGCGACACGCACGACATTGTTCAGGGGCTCCGGGCGGGTCAGCGTGCTCCCTCCGCACACCACGCCGAAGCGGAAGTGCCACGAGCGTGGATCCCTCGCCCCGAACCGATCGCGCATGAGCCGGGCCCACAGCCGGCGCATGGCCCGGTACTTGGCCACCTCCTCGAACAGGTCCGAGTGCGTGTAGAAATAGAAGCTGAGCCGCGGAGCGAAGGCATCGACTGGAAGGCCACGCCCCGTCACGTACTCCACGTAGGCAATGGCGTCGGCCAGTGTGAAGGCAGCTTCCTGCACGGCGGTGGCCCCGGCGTCCCTGAAGTGGGCGCCGGCAATCGAAATGGGATTAAAGCGCGGAAGTTCCCGGGAGGCGTACTCAATGGTGTCGGCGATCATCCTGAGGGAAGGCTCGGTGGGGAAGATCCAGGTGCCGCGCGCCACGTACTCCTTCAGGATGTCGTTCTGGATGGTGCCGGTAAGGAGTCGGGGCGCGATCCCGCGCTCCTGAGCGAGCACCAGATACATGGCCAGGATAATGGCTGCGGTAGCGTTGATGGTGAAGGATACGCTGATCTTCTCCAGCGGGATCCCTTCAAACACCGCGGCCACGTCGTCCACCGTATCGATAGCCACCCCGACCTTGCCGACTTCCCCTTGCGCCCGCGGGTCGTCAGAGTCGAGCCCCATCTGGGTCGGGAGGTCGAAGGCCACGGAGAGGCCGGTCTGCCCGTGCTCCAAGAGGAAGCGGTAGCGGGCGTTGGTCTCCTCAGGGGTGCCAAAGCCCGAGTACTGGCGCACGGTCCAGAGCCGCTCCTTGAACATCCCGGGGTAGATCCCGCGGGTCAGCGGAAAGTCGCCCGGAAATCCCAGGCGCTCGAGGTACCCGGCGGTGGCCTGCTCAGGCAAGTAGAGAGCCTCCAGCGGGAGGCCGGCGTGGGTGGTCGCGGGCTTCGCTCCGGCGTCGAGTCGCGCCCGCCAGCGGGCACGCGCCTCTTCGAACGGCGTGGCCATCGTCATTCGCCTCTGAACACCGGCGTCCGCTTCTCCATGAGCGCGGCGACCGCCTCACGGTGATCGGCGCTTCCCCAGAGCGTCGCGAAGCACTCGGCCTCAAACGCGGCTGCCTCGGCCCGGGACATCTCGGCGCTGTAGTGGAGCGCCCGTTTGGTGGCCCGCACCGCGGCCGCGGGCTGGGCCGCGGTCTGCCGGGCGAGCGACAGGGCGGCGGGCAGGGCCTCGCCGGCCGGGACCACGTCGTCTACGAGCCCGATCCTGAGTGCCTCCTCTCCGGTAAGGGCGGCGCCTGTCAAGAGCAGCCTGAGGGCTCTCGATCGTCCCACAAGCCTCAAGAGCCGCTGCCCCCCGCCCCATCCCACCATGATCCCGAGACTCACCTGCTTGAAGGCGATTCGCGAAGATTCCGATGCGATCCTGATATCGCAGGCCAGGGCCACTTCGGCACCGCCGCCCAGCGCCACCCCTTCGATAGCAGCGATCACGGGCACCTCCAGCGCCTCGAGCCTGGCCAGCACCGACTGCATCCGCCGGGCCATCCGTTTCCCGGCTTCGGAGTCGTCCAGGCTGAGGAAGTCCTTGAGGTCGCCGCCCGAGATGAACGTGCCGCGCGCACCCGTGACGACGACGCCTCTGAGGGAGTGATCGTGAGCCAGCCCGTCCACGATCTCTGAGAGGGCCTCGATGGTTTCGAGGTCCAGGGCGTTTTTCGCCTCAGGTCGGTCGATGGTCAGGAGGACGCTGCCGCCTTCGCGATCCAGACGCACTGCCATCAGACAACCACCCTCCCGACAACCGGTCTCAATCGCCACCGCCCAAACGCCTCACGAAGCAGCGTCACCTCGCCTCGGCCGGGATTCCTACCTCAGCGACGCGGGTCATCCAGGCCTCTCTGCGATGCGAGCCGATCCGTCGCGCCCCGAGGTCGTTCGCCTCATGCGGACCCCTCTGTCACGCCTTCTTGACCGCCTTGGGGGGCGCCTTCTTCGTGGATACCTTCCGCGGCGCGCAGCATCGGCCCTTCATCACTCCTCACCTCCTCCCTTCGCCGGCGGAGAATACTTCTCACGCCGCTGCCTGAGGTCGCGCACGCGCTGGGCCTTGCCGACGCTCCGCTCGAGCGTCTTCGGCGCCAGCGCCGTGACCTCGACGGTCAGCCCCAGGGCCTCGTGGAGCCTGCGGCGGATCTGGGCCGCGAGCGCGCCGACCGCTGTTGGCCCCGCGGCCTGCACCTCCGCGCGGGCCTCCACCTGGACCTCCAGGGTGTCGAGCGCCCGCTCGCGACGAAGGACGAGGAGATAGTGGGGCTCGGCGCCCGGGGTCTGCATCAACACGTGCTCCACCTGGGACGGAAACACGTTCACCCCGCGGATGATCAGCATGTCGTCCGTCCGCCCCGTGATCCGCGCGATCCGCCTCAGCGTCCTGCCGCAGGGACACGGCTCCGCGAGCACCAGCGACAGGTCCCGCGTCCGGTACCGGAGCAGCGGCAACGCCTCCTTCGTCAGCGTCGTGAACACCAGCTCTCCCGGCATGCCCGGCGGCACCGGTGCCAGGGTCTCGGGGTCGATCACCTCCGTGAGGAAGTGGTCTTCGTGGACGTGCATTCCGTTCTTTTCGAGGCACTCCACGGCGACGCCGGGCCCGATCACCTCGCTGAGCCCGTAGATGTTCAGCGCCGCCAGGCCGAGGCGCGACTCGATCTGATCCCGCATCGCCTCGGTCCAGGGCTCGGCCCCAAAGAACCCTACCCGGAGCTTGAGCTCACCAGGCTTGACCCCGGCTTCGGCCAGCGCCTCCGCCAGGTGCAGGCTGTACGAGGGCGTGCAGCAGAGGACCGTGGAGCCGAAGTCCCGCATGGCCATGAGCTGGCGCTCCGTGAAGCCGCCCGAGAGCGGAATCACCGTGGCCCCCAGCCGCTCGGCCCCGTAGTGGAAGCCCAGGCCGCCGGTGAACAACCCGTAGCCGTACCCGTTGTGGACCACGTCCCCGGGGCCCACGTTGCCGGTCTCCAGCGTGCGCGCCATCACCTCGGCCCAGACCTCGAGGTCGCTCCGCGTGTAGGCCACGACGATCGGCTTCCCCGTCGTCCCGGACGACGCGTGGATCCTGACGACCTCACGCTGCGGAACAGCCAGAAGGCCAAACGGGTAGTGGTCCCTCAGGTCCACCTTCGCCGTGAAAGGCAAGCGCTGGATATCGGCCGGCGAGCGGAGGTTCTCCGGCCTGATCCCCGCCGCCTTCAGCCGCTCGCGGTAGAACGGAACCCGCTCGTACACCCACCCCACCACCCGGCGCAGGCGGGCGAGCTGAAGCGTCTCCAGCTCCTCACGAGATAGCCGCTCGACGTAAGGAATGTCTGCCATGGCGATTCCCCTCCTGACCTCAGCGAGGCCCAAACCCCTCGACCCGCTCCAGATTGCTCGGAGGGGGGCTCCGCCCCCCTTCCGATGCCTCCCCCCTTCGATTGCGCGGGCCAAGCCCGCGCTCGAACCAGTTTTCGCCTCAGCCTGCTAGGACAATCGGAGGGGGGCGCCGACGCCTCCGGCGTGGGTACCCGCGTCGAGCAGGCGGGCCCACTCCAGGTCCACTGCCTCCTGGATCTGGCTCACCCCTTCCTCGGTCAGGTGCCGGTAGCGGGATTGGGCCGAGAGGTACTCCCGCACGGGCAGGCCGGCGGGCTCCCGCGTGATGCGGTAGCGCAGTCCATCCTCCACCTCGTAGAGCGGAAACAGCTTCGACTCCACCGCGAGGCGGACCACCCGCAGCGAGGCATCGTCGCCGATCCCCCACCCCGGCACGCAGGGGCAGAGCAGCTCGATGAAGCGCGTGCCCCTGAGCCCCTTGGCCCGCTCGACCTTCGCCACGAGGTCGTCAGGGTACGCCGGGCAGGCTGTGGCCGCATACGGGATCCGATGGGCGGCCATGATCTGCACGATGTCCTTCTTGCGGGTGGACTTGCCTCGCGGGGTCGACGTGGTCCGCGCCCCCCAGGGCGTGGCCGAGCTCTTCTGGTTCCCGGTGTTCTGGTAGCCCTCGTTGTCGAAGCAGAAATAGATGAAGTCCTCGTTCCGTTCGGCGGCGCCGGACAGCGCCTGCAGGCCGATGTCGTGGGTACCGCCGTCCCCGGCGAGGCAGGCGACGATGACCTCCTCGCCCCGGGCCCTGAAGGCGCGCGCGAGCCCCGACGCTGCGGCGGCCGTGGTCTCGAACGCAGTCTGGAAGACCGGAACCCGCATGGAGGCCAGGGGCAGAGGCCCGGCCATCACCGCGATGCACGAGGGCGGGATGACGACGACAGTTTGCGGGCCGAGGGCCTTGAGCACGAACCTCACCGCCAGGGCCACGGCGCAGCCGGGACAGGAGGCGTGCCCGGGGGAGAGCAGCTCGGTTTCGGGCGCGGCGAGGATGCTCATAGCGCCTCCTCGAGGATGGACCCGGGCGGTGGGCTCTGCGCCTTCACCGCATGGCGGCAAATCTGGACGATCCGGTCTCGGGAGACGTTGACGCCGCCGAGGCCGGCGATGAACGCGAAGACCTGAGGCCGGCTCACGCCGTGGGCGTGGAGCGCCGCGCGCACCTCCTGACAGATGATCCCGCCGCTTCCGACCGAGCAGTTCCGGTCGATCACCGCGACCTTCGGTACGTCCCCCAGGAGGCGGACGATGTCGGCGGCGGGGAATGGACGGAAGAGCCTCAGCTTCACCAGGCCAGCGGCGATCCCCTCCCTGCGGAGCCGGTCCACGGCCTCCCGGGCGGTCCCCGCGATGCCGCCTGCGGCGAGGAGCACGACCTCCGCATCATCGGCCCGGTAGGCTTCCACCCGTGAGTACGGCCGCCCGGTCAGCTCGCCATAGCTTCGGCCCGCCGCCTCAACGGCCTCGAGAGCCAGCTCCATCGCGGCCTGCATGGCCAGGCGGTTTGCACGCCACTGGGCCGGCGAAACGGTGCCCCCGAACTGGCGGGGAGCCTCGGGATCAAGGCGGACGGGGGGCTCGTAGGGCGGAAGAAACTCATCCACGAGCCCGCCCTCGGGCACGTCCACCGGCTCCAGCGTGTGGGAGACGTACATGGCCTCGATGACGACCATCGCCGGGAGGAGGACGGCCTCGGCGACGCGGAATGCCTGGAGGACCGAGTCCAGCGCCTCCTGCGCCGACTCGGCGTAGAGCTGGAGCCAGCCGGTGTCGCGCTGCGCCAGGCTGTCGGTCTGATCGGCCCAGAACCCCCACGGCGCCGCCAGGGTCCGGTTCACGTTCACCATCACGACGGGCGCGCGGCCTCCCGCAGCGTAATGGAGCATCTCGTGCATGAGTGCGAGGCCCTGCGAGGCCGTGGCGGTAAACACGCGCGCGCCAGCCAGGGAGGCGGCGATGCAGGCTGCCATGGCTGAGTGCTCCGACTCCACGGTCATGACGTCCGCGGCGAGTGCTCCCCGCTCCTGGAGCTCCAGGAGCTTTTCGAGCACGGGGGTCTGGGGGGTGATCGGGTAGACGGGAATCAGGCGGGGACGGGCCAGAAGCGCGGCGTAGGCGACGGCGTGGTCGCCGGTGAGGAGCATCCTCGTGTGCCGCTCTGCTACCGCCGTCAGCATCGGCTCATCTCGAGCCAGGCGGGTCCTGCCCCGGCGAGCAGCCCCAGCGTCGGCGCCCGGGTACCCAAGCCGAAGGCGTGGGTGCGCCCGGTGTGGGGGACCCCCCGGCGCCGGCGCTGGGGCGCCCCGCTCGCCGTGTCACCCGCCTGGCTCGGCTCATCGCTCGGGGACCATCACGAGGGCGCCGCGCGGGCACTCGCGCGCGCAGAGGCCGCACCCCTTGCAGTACTCGCCCAGGACCTCGTACCCGCTCGAGTCAACCCGTCGGATCGCCACGTCGGGGCAGAAGATCAGGCACGCGTCGCAGCCCGTGCAGGCTCCGCACGAAAAGCACCGCCGCGCCTCGCCGCGGGCCCGCGCCTCGCTCAGCCCGTTGGTCACCTCGACGAACGAAGCGACCCGTTCGGCCGCCGAGCGCTGATCTCGCTCGGCGCGCGCCAGCCGGGGAAAGGCGTCCAGGTTGATTTCGGCGAGGGCGACGACGCGGTGCGCCGTCGGATGCGGGGCGTTCCGGCCGGTCCTGCCCGCTCAGCAGCCTGTGGATGGCGCGGGCGGCCCGCGTCCCCGAGCCGACGGCGCGGGCAACCGAACGCGGTCCGGGAGCCATGTCTCCCCCCGCGAAGAAGCGGGGCCGGTCGGTCGCTCCGTCCTCTCCGGCTGCGACGATCCCCTGGTGGAGCCGGACGCCGGGAGGGAGCGAGGTCGCGTCGGGGACCTGGCCGATCGCGAGCAGGAGCGCGTCAGCTTCCAGGACGATCGCGTCCCCGTCGGAGAAGGCCGGGCGGATCGCCCCGGATTCGTCGAAGGAAAGCCGGGCGGGACGGATGCTCACCCCGGCCACCCGGCCTTTGCCGAGGAGGATCTTCTCCACGCCGACCTGATTGATGATCGTGGCGCCCTCGGCAATGGCCTGCTCCACCTCCTCGGCGACCGCGGGCATCGCGTCGCGAGCCTCCAGCGCGACGACGGTCACCGCCACGCCGAGTCGGACGGCGGTCCGCGCGACGTCCATGGCTGTGCTCCCGCCGCCGACCACGACCGCCCAGTCGCCGAGGCGTGGGGGGCGCCCCGAGTTGGCCTCGCGCAGGAACGCGAGCCCGTCGTAGACGCCGGGGCTGGCCTCTTCGGGAACGCCGAGACGCACCGGACACGGAGCGCCGGTGGCGAGAAAGACGGCCTGGTAGGAGTCCAGCGTCTCCCAGCCTACCGACCGTCCCAGGAGCGCGCCGGCGCGCACCGCGACGCCGAGGCTCAGGATGAACTGAATCTCCCTGTCGAGGACGCTCCGGGGGAGCCGGTAGGCGGGAATTCCGTAGCGGAGAAGCCCGCCCAGCTCGGGCATCGCCTCGTAGATCGTGACCCGGTAGCCGAGCCGGGCCAGGTGATAGGCGCACGCCAGCCCGGCGGGGCCACCGCCTACCACGGCAACCCGTTCCTGCCACCTGGCCCGGGGCGTTTCGGGTTGCCCGTGACGGAGGCCCCAGTCGCCGACGAACCGCTCGAGGACGTTGATCGCGACCGCCCCGTCGTACGCGCCGCGGTTGCACGCGGTCTCGCACGGATGCGCGCAGACCCGGCCCGTGACCGCGGGAAACGGATTCTCCTCCCTGATCAGCTCCCAGGCGCTCCGGAAATCTCCCGCTTCTGCCCGTGCGATCCACGGGGGGATCGCCTCTGCCGCCGGGCAGGCGAGCTGGCACGGTGCCGGGCGCGTCACGTACTGGGGCCGCCGCGTGCGCCAGCCCCCGGTCCTGATCTCGCCGGTGGTTCGACCGGGCTCAGACCACGCCAGTGATCGGGCGCCGCCCAGGTCCCCTGCCATCTCAGCCTCGCTCCGCGTCGAGCCTCGCGCAGACCGCGTAGGCCTCGCGGCA
Above is a genomic segment from Candidatus Rokuibacteriota bacterium containing:
- a CDS encoding CoA transferase: MARRREAEPSPEPRGVVGPLNGVRILDLTRYMAGPYGTMLLAHLGAEVIKVEEPKTGDPMRQVSLYFQDGLSAHFVSGNVSKKSLTLNLRHPEGRRIFLELVARADIVVENFRPGTMAKLGLDYERLRAVNPRIILGSISGFGQTGPWRDLPSFDLVAQAVGGGMSLTGEPGKAPVKMGIPIGDLGAGVFAALGLVAALYCRETTGQGEWVDVGMMDVQLSLLNYLAHYYWASGNVPGPEGAGHPNVVPYQIFWTPTGYLAVAVYGDHFWTGFCRALELSELIDDPRFASNDLRCEHRESLIRILEERIASRPREDWMGRFAEEGIPAGPVYRVDDSLASPQARARQMVVEVKGPSGNPLKLLGAPFKFQNPGEKITPPPTLGQHTLELLRDLLGYADGQVDALRREGVI
- a CDS encoding CDGSH iron-sulfur domain-containing protein — its product is MATKVTVLTNGPLMLKGEVELTDAEGKALPTKPDATYLCRCGGSAKKPFCDGTHKKNGFQG
- a CDS encoding methylmalonyl-CoA mutase; protein product: MATPFEEARARWRARLDAGAKPATTHAGLPLEALYLPEQATAGYLERLGFPGDFPLTRGIYPGMFKERLWTVRQYSGFGTPEETNARYRFLLEHGQTGLSVAFDLPTQMGLDSDDPRAQGEVGKVGVAIDTVDDVAAVFEGIPLEKISVSFTINATAAIILAMYLVLAQERGIAPRLLTGTIQNDILKEYVARGTWIFPTEPSLRMIADTIEYASRELPRFNPISIAGAHFRDAGATAVQEAAFTLADAIAYVEYVTGRGLPVDAFAPRLSFYFYTHSDLFEEVAKYRAMRRLWARLMRDRFGARDPRSWHFRFGVVCGGSTLTRPEPLNNVVRVAYQALASVLGGAQTIFTCAWDEAIAIPTEASALLALRTQQILAYETNVAAVVDPLGGSYFLEDLTDRMEAAIAEKIAQIKREGGMVTAIEAGRVQEEIAESAYRWQQAVEHGERRIVSVNWDRTEEAAVGEFFRENPETVSHQLARLARTKAARDSRRVEKALDTLGEAAARDDNLMPYFLEAAAARATIGEMVARLRQVFGEFREPLVF
- a CDS encoding enoyl-CoA hydratase/isomerase family protein is translated as MAVRLDREGGSVLLTIDRPEAKNALDLETIEALSEIVDGLAHDHSLRGVVVTGARGTFISGGDLKDFLSLDDSEAGKRMARRMQSVLARLEALEVPVIAAIEGVALGGGAEVALACDIRIASESSRIAFKQVSLGIMVGWGGGQRLLRLVGRSRALRLLLTGAALTGEEALRIGLVDDVVPAGEALPAALSLARQTAAQPAAAVRATKRALHYSAEMSRAEAAAFEAECFATLWGSADHREAVAALMEKRTPVFRGE
- a CDS encoding phenylacetate--CoA ligase, which encodes MADIPYVERLSREELETLQLARLRRVVGWVYERVPFYRERLKAAGIRPENLRSPADIQRLPFTAKVDLRDHYPFGLLAVPQREVVRIHASSGTTGKPIVVAYTRSDLEVWAEVMARTLETGNVGPGDVVHNGYGYGLFTGGLGFHYGAERLGATVIPLSGGFTERQLMAMRDFGSTVLCCTPSYSLHLAEALAEAGVKPGELKLRVGFFGAEPWTEAMRDQIESRLGLAALNIYGLSEVIGPGVAVECLEKNGMHVHEDHFLTEVIDPETLAPVPPGMPGELVFTTLTKEALPLLRYRTRDLSLVLAEPCPCGRTLRRIARITGRTDDMLIIRGVNVFPSQVEHVLMQTPGAEPHYLLVLRRERALDTLEVQVEARAEVQAAGPTAVGALAAQIRRRLHEALGLTVEVTALAPKTLERSVGKAQRVRDLRQRREKYSPPAKGGGEE
- a CDS encoding pyruvate synthase subunit beta, translating into MSILAAPETELLSPGHASCPGCAVALAVRFVLKALGPQTVVVIPPSCIAVMAGPLPLASMRVPVFQTAFETTAAAASGLARAFRARGEEVIVACLAGDGGTHDIGLQALSGAAERNEDFIYFCFDNEGYQNTGNQKSSATPWGARTTSTPRGKSTRKKDIVQIMAAHRIPYAATACPAYPDDLVAKVERAKGLRGTRFIELLCPCVPGWGIGDDASLRVVRLAVESKLFPLYEVEDGLRYRITREPAGLPVREYLSAQSRYRHLTEEGVSQIQEAVDLEWARLLDAGTHAGGVGAPLRLS
- the porA gene encoding pyruvate ferredoxin oxidoreductase; amino-acid sequence: MLTAVAERHTRMLLTGDHAVAYAALLARPRLIPVYPITPQTPVLEKLLELQERGALAADVMTVESEHSAMAACIAASLAGARVFTATASQGLALMHEMLHYAAGGRAPVVMVNVNRTLAAPWGFWADQTDSLAQRDTGWLQLYAESAQEALDSVLQAFRVAEAVLLPAMVVIEAMYVSHTLEPVDVPEGGLVDEFLPPYEPPVRLDPEAPRQFGGTVSPAQWRANRLAMQAAMELALEAVEAAGRSYGELTGRPYSRVEAYRADDAEVVLLAAGGIAGTAREAVDRLRREGIAAGLVKLRLFRPFPAADIVRLLGDVPKVAVIDRNCSVGSGGIICQEVRAALHAHGVSRPQVFAFIAGLGGVNVSRDRIVQICRHAVKAQSPPPGSILEEAL
- a CDS encoding 4Fe-4S binding protein, encoding MAIRRVDSSGYEVLGEYCKGCGLCARECPRGALVMVPER
- a CDS encoding FAD-dependent oxidoreductase — protein: MAGDLGGARSLAWSEPGRTTGEIRTGGWRTRRPQYVTRPAPCQLACPAAEAIPPWIARAEAGDFRSAWELIREENPFPAVTGRVCAHPCETACNRGAYDGAVAINVLERFVGDWGLRHGQPETPRARWQERVAVVGGGPAGLACAYHLARLGYRVTIYEAMPELGGLLRYGIPAYRLPRSVLDREIQFILSLGVAVRAGALLGRSVGWETLDSYQAVFLATGAPCPVRLGVPEEASPGVYDGLAFLREANSGRPPRLGDWAVVVGGGSTAMDVARTAVRLGVAVTVVALEARDAMPAVAEEVEQAIAEGATIINQVGVEKILLGKGRVAGVSIRPARLSFDESGAIRPAFSDGDAIVLEADALLLAIGQVPDATSLPPGVRLHQGIVAAGEDGATDRPRFFAGGDMAPGPRSVARAVGSGTRAARAIHRLLSGQDRPERPASDGAPRRRPRRNQPGRLSPAGARRARSALGGRTGRFVRRGDQRAERGAGPRRGAAVLFVRSLHGLRRVPDLLPRRGDPTG